One Glycine max cultivar Williams 82 chromosome 8, Glycine_max_v4.0, whole genome shotgun sequence genomic window, aaagcaaacttacaaaaactaaatatataaaaacgaACCTGTTatagactaaaatttaaaaaattaaacttattgaACTAAATTCGTATTTAAGCCCAATTGTGAGGCCCAAACTTACTAGCCCCTCTACTTTTATTCACCAAACCAGGGTAGCCCAGAAGAGCACCTTGGACCAAACAGCGAAATCATTGTTTTCTAAAGCAAGGAAATTTCTAGGGAGATTCCTACATCCATTGtaactctttttttaaatttatcgaaaaattataaaactatttttaattttgttttttatttaataagtctCACTCTCacgtgtttttttttccaataagttttaatttatatcaGAGAGTATATTACTACTACTCGTTCTAATGAAATCTTGCGGCAATTTTCCATGTCAAATAGCATGACTTTGGACGAGAAAGTGATACTTTGTAACACATGGGACATCAAAATTGTTCTCCTTGAAGTTGAAAGGCAGAGATACAGATACCTatatcattttgattttgaCGTGGCTCCAAATTCAGATCTATCTGGCAATAGAGATTGCCATGCAGGGAGTGAGTTTATCTGAAACTGggattggaaatttcaatttgcCATAAAAAAATAGGTTACGCTGTACGTTCTACTAAATTGGGTTCTGACGTACGTACAAATAAGagaattagaaatttaaaaattgctCCATGTCCTAAGCTACATGCCTATATTAAAGTGTCTTATTCTGCAGCCTAGTGGCTTTATTTTATCTAACAATAGGTGGCAGATAAGGATTAATTCCAATTCAATTGTAAATTATATAACCTGCAATTTAGACAAAACATGAGCGGCTGCAATGGCATCACAGAAGTACATGAGGTAAATCGACCATTTTAGAGATATTTCTCAttctaattatctttttttttttcatccacaaaactcaaatttaaaacattaatttttaaggaAATTAAACTCAGTATCACTAAAACCAACGACTTATTGTTACACACAAAATCACTTTGATTAGCATCTTGGTGTGTGCCTAAACATTCACTTAAACTTTTCTTAATAGAATGTATTGAAAGGATATTCTTTTCCAATTCATGGATCCCCTAGGGGAGATCTCTTGTATACTTATCACTTTAATAGTAAAGTCTGTAAATCCTTCTAGAGtttattataacaaaaaattactttgaATAGCTGGTTCCGGTTTGCCTTATCTAATGAAACTTCTTTAGAAAATTTCAGTATTTCAGAGAACGGTTTCTCCAACTGAGTCAACTGTGCTTTAAAATGACACTTTAAATTCTGTTGAAAACAAAGCCATTGGACTAGTGATGAGTCATGTCTTGGATAGTCTTTTGCATCGTAGGTTCAAACCATGGTCCAAGGGCATTCACTACTAACCACTTCACCTTCAAGTTTCAACTTTTGGCCAATACCAAAGGACAAAAGAGTTACCTGTAGATATCCAAAagtgtcttttcttttttccctccttgataacatcaaatcaaataattaacaatgGGTTTGTTGGTGTGTATAAACTTGTGATCACATAATCATAATTGACCAAACATTTTTGTTTGAGAAAGGAAAAAACATCTAACAGAAGCGCCAAAAAAGTCCAATAGATTTCTTTGCTCAGCACTAATTGGCCGACCAACTTATCCATAACATAGACCTAAACAACCAATATGTGACACATTAAttgcttaaaattttaaacaccAAGGAATTTATAGTcactcattttcaaattccacaACCTCTTTGCCATTTTTTTAGAGCATGGCCGGTGCTATTTATGGCCCGAAGCCATTCAAGTTCTCTCCACTCCAACTTTTCTTTTATGATTATTTCCTTCACATTCTACCCCACCACCAAACATCACCTCTACCATTCTTCCTTGCTCACATGGAGGAATCATTCATTAGCTTCCGGACACTTCTAATAAAGCACACCAATGACAGCTAAGCTTGCCACTAAAAGACTTGATTGGACATACATGGATATGTCGCACATAATAACAGTATTCAATTTTATCATGCAAGCAAACATACACTAAAATAATGATTATAAGTGTATCAAGGGGTCTAACTATTTGTTAAGCAGGATGCTTGtaaattctcattaatattatcTTCCATTTctatggataatttttttatttataataacagaaatcaattatttaaataaagagtaaaatatattttaaattcctcaaaatttagttaaaattagttttaataccaacatttattaaatgatgatgattttcatatttttgaaatGTGGTAAATTGGTCCTGATGACCCTATACTTTTTTTTGACTTGATATCAGGGATGAAATACACCATATTTAAGCAAAGATCAAAATCATGGCCTTTAAAATATAGGGATCAAAACCTATTTTAAGTTATCTAATAAAACACatacattttattcttaaataaacCTTAATACAGCATTTGACAACTTCAtctgcatatatatataacccaCCAGAGAAGCCTTTTGTACTACCTTTCTTATTTGGAACATTTCCTTATCTATATTCACCTCCATCTTAAAACAGTTCCCCTAGAAACTTCGATCTGAAGATGGGTGGCATTGCATTTGGACGCTTTGATGATTCTTTCAGTTTAACCTCAATCAAGGCCTATATTGCTGAGTTCCATTCAACCTTGCTCTTTGTTTTTGCCGGTGTTGGTTCAGCCATAGCCTATGGTTAGTTTTATCTGCTTCACAACAAAATTGAACCTAAGATCTTAGTTACATTCAAGTAGCTGAAGGGTGTTTCACCAtgatttaagataaaataacccttaaaataaacgaaaaatgatgaaacaaagttttctttttggtttgtaATTAGTTATaagacatttttattttgaattgtcacCATGTAGAAGTTTACAAAAACTATGAAATCATCGTGCTTTTTTAGTTTCAACATGTTtgacttttctttctctttatttgCAGGTAAGTTGACATCAGATGCAGCACTTGATCCTGCTGGGTTACTGGCAGTTGCTATTTGCCACGGTTTTGCACTCTTTGTTGCAGTTTCTGTCGGTGCCAACATCTCTGGTGGCCATGTCAACCCTGCTGTGACTTTTGGATTGGCTCTTGGTGGCCACATCACCATCCTCACTGGCTTCTTCTACTGGATTGCACAGCTTCTTGGCTCCATCGTGGCATGTTTTCTTCTCAACTATGTCACAGGAGGCTTGGTAAGTTTAAATTGGACGCATCTATATGGCTCAAAATCACTTGTGGAATCAGCATTTGGCAAATCTTTTCCTTGCATTAGAATCTTCATTCATAAGCCAAGGACATATTTACATCTCTTTTTCTATCTAACATTCTATATAGGGGACCAAAGGTATAATTCCAATTATGGTATCCATTTAGTGTTTTAGTATATACAACAATaacaaacaagttttttttttctcccaagCATTCAGCTCGGTTAAAGACCAAATTTTCAAAGATATTATTTATCATGACACGCCTCTTAACAACTTCTCCCAATGTCCTTCttggtctctctctctctcccttttgATATGACTAAAAATCATGCAATATAATCTCTTTATTAGTGTTTCCAACGACCTTCTTTATACTTGTCCAAATTATCTtaatcaattttctttcttatgtAACCAGTACTCTTATCCTTTTCTCGCGCTGTTTTTTTAAACAGCAGCATGATGTTCAGTTcatttttgctaaaaacaataaACTGAAATGCTGTTGTTATTTGTTTTGTCAGCCAACTCCAATCCACAGTGTGGCTTCAGGGGTTGGAGCAGTTGAAGGAGTTGTGACCGAGATCATCATCACATTTGGTTTGGTGTACACAGTGTACGCCACAGCAGCAGATCCTAAGAAGGGCTCATTGGGAATCATTGCACCAATTGCCATTGGTTTCATTGTTGGTGCCAACATCTTGGCAGCAGGGCCATTCTCCGGCGGCTCGATGAACCCAGCACGCTCCTTCGGGCCTGCAGTTGTTAGTGGTGACTTCCATGACAACTGGATCTACTGGGTTGGACCTCTCATTGGTGGTGGTTTGGCTGGCCTTATCTATGGCAATGTCTTCATTCGCTCTGACCATGCACCTCTTTCCAGTGAATTTTGATTTGGTTCAAGTCATGGCATGTGTAATTCATGTTTCTTGATGATAAAAGGAGGAAAAAGcagttcttgtttttctttctttttctatctatctccttttttttcttcttcttttaatttatttgtaaagtGTGCTACTACTGTTTAATTTGGTGAGAATTCAAGAGGATGGTGGTGGGCACAAGTGCTTTATTATCTCTAAAGGTTTACTTTTTTGGCTTTCCTTTTAATTTGGATGCCGTGCACGAGGACTATAGTACCACTGGCGTT contains:
- the TIP2-4 gene encoding aquaporin TIP2-4, with protein sequence MGGIAFGRFDDSFSLTSIKAYIAEFHSTLLFVFAGVGSAIAYGKLTSDAALDPAGLLAVAICHGFALFVAVSVGANISGGHVNPAVTFGLALGGHITILTGFFYWIAQLLGSIVACFLLNYVTGGLPTPIHSVASGVGAVEGVVTEIIITFGLVYTVYATAADPKKGSLGIIAPIAIGFIVGANILAAGPFSGGSMNPARSFGPAVVSGDFHDNWIYWVGPLIGGGLAGLIYGNVFIRSDHAPLSSEF